From the Pseudomonas baltica genome, one window contains:
- a CDS encoding Gfo/Idh/MocA family oxidoreductase — translation MPELGIGLIGTGFMGRAHALAFRNVSAVFELPFQLKLAALADADASRARQCAQAWGFAQAHSDWQQLIDDPAVDLIAITTPNHLHYPMAMAALAAGKPVYCEKPLAVSLEQAEQMQQAAQRAGVVTRVGYNYQHNPMIEWARELIHSGELGEIISFQGEFSEDFMADAQSPWSWRCEAQHAGGALADLGSHLLSMARYLLGDVEAVCADTHTVHRQRPASKGSLELRDIGVDDQVHALLRFASGARGTVSSSWLKHGYKNHLSFEISGTRGTLAFDQERLNELRLCRAGEAGFQRLLAGPHLPGYAAFSPAAGHQLGYNELKTLEVHELIMALAGQGERGTDFAGALAVERLASAIRLAAQESRWVVVEQA, via the coding sequence TTGCCTGAGCTGGGCATCGGGCTCATCGGCACAGGATTCATGGGCCGGGCCCATGCCTTGGCGTTTCGCAACGTCAGCGCGGTATTCGAGCTGCCATTCCAGCTCAAACTGGCGGCGCTGGCCGATGCCGATGCCTCGCGAGCCCGGCAGTGTGCTCAGGCCTGGGGCTTTGCCCAGGCCCACAGCGATTGGCAGCAGTTGATCGACGACCCTGCGGTGGACCTCATCGCGATCACCACGCCCAATCATTTGCATTACCCCATGGCGATGGCTGCTTTGGCCGCCGGCAAACCGGTCTATTGCGAGAAGCCCCTGGCGGTGAGCCTCGAGCAGGCCGAGCAGATGCAACAGGCGGCGCAGCGGGCCGGGGTGGTCACCCGTGTCGGTTACAACTATCAGCACAACCCGATGATCGAGTGGGCGCGTGAGTTGATCCACAGCGGCGAGCTGGGCGAGATCATCAGCTTTCAGGGTGAGTTCAGCGAAGACTTCATGGCTGACGCGCAATCGCCGTGGTCGTGGCGCTGCGAGGCGCAGCATGCCGGCGGCGCACTGGCGGATCTGGGCAGTCATTTGTTGTCCATGGCGCGCTACCTGCTGGGCGATGTCGAAGCGGTGTGCGCCGACACCCACACCGTGCATCGCCAGCGTCCGGCCAGCAAAGGCAGCCTGGAGTTGCGCGATATCGGCGTCGACGATCAGGTCCACGCACTGCTGCGTTTCGCCAGCGGTGCGCGAGGCACTGTCAGCAGCAGTTGGCTCAAGCACGGCTACAAGAACCACCTCAGTTTCGAGATCAGCGGCACTCGGGGCACCTTGGCCTTCGATCAGGAGCGCTTGAACGAACTGCGCCTGTGCCGCGCGGGCGAGGCGGGCTTCCAGCGCCTGCTGGCTGGGCCGCACTTGCCGGGTTACGCCGCGTTCAGCCCGGCGGCAGGGCACCAGTTGGGCTACAACGAACTGAAAACCCTGGAAGTCCATGAATTGATCATGGCCTTGGCGGGGCAGGGCGAGCGAGGCACCGATTTTGCCGGGGCTCTGGCGGTGGAACGGCTGGCGTCGGCGATTCGACTGGCGGCGCAAGAGTCGCGCTGGGTGGTTGTCGAGCAAGCCTGA